The proteins below come from a single Zea mays cultivar B73 chromosome 8, Zm-B73-REFERENCE-NAM-5.0, whole genome shotgun sequence genomic window:
- the LOC103634916 gene encoding NAC domain-containing protein 75 isoform X2: protein MYFSPSLLALSFAPLATTGLLLRLALRKQTGKQESSLPYILLLLLLNTHACALPPGAAYEPDMNREHSSSSSSKLINEKLEEHRISTAKHCPHCGEKIDSKPDWVGLPAGVKFDPTDQELIEHLEAKVKDEGSRSHPLIDEFIPTIDGEDGICYTHPEKLPGVTRDGLSKHFFHRPSKAYTTGTRKRRKIQTDCDVHKGETRWHKTGKTRPVMVSGRQKGCKKILVLYTNFGKHRKPEKTNWVMHQYHLGDLEEEKEGELVVCKIFYQTQPRQSSWSAASDRGAATAMVAATTAAAQEQHRRDSGSGSCSSRDHEAVSATSFPAGYTVTTAVEMQQHMKQPAADHFSFAPFRKTFDQEVGIGGDQVPSNQLGRSETHHAGRGQQPHGPVLATTAVPATAFLISRPSNPVSTIVPPAMQHASVVLDNDQFHVPAILLHHHDKFQPHQHQQEQTQQKLDRRSASAGLEELIMGCTSSTNTKGETSIAHPQETEWPYPYWPSDNQDHHG from the exons ATGTACTTCTCCCCCTCACTGCTCGCTCTCTCCTTTGCACCCCTAGCTACTACTGGGCTCCTCCTCCGACTTGCTCTTCG CAAGCAGACGGGGAAACAAGAATCATCCCTTCCgtatatactactactactactactcaaTACTCATGCATGCGCACTGCCTCCCGGTGCGGCGTATGAACCAGACATGAACAGGgagcacagcagcagcagcagctccaaGCTCATCAACGAGAAGCTCGAGGAACACCGGATCTCCACCGCGAAGCACTGCCCCCACTGCGGCGAGAAAATCGACAGCAAACCA GATTGGGTGGGGCTGCCGGCAGGCGTCAAGTTCGATCCAACTGATCAGGAGCTGATCGAGCACCTCGAGGCGAAAGTGAAGGACGAAGGCTCGAGATCTCACCCTCTCATCGACGAGTTCATACCCACAATAGATGGGGAGGACGGCATATGCTACACCCACCCCGAGAAACTTCCAG GTGTGACGAGGGATGGCCTAAGCAAGCACTTCTTCCACCGGCCGTCCAAGGCCTACACGACGGGCACGAGGAAGAGGAGGAAGATACAGACGGATTGCGACGTCCACAAGGGGGAGACGAGGTGGCACAAGACCGGCAAGACGCGGCCGGTGATGGTGAGCGGCCGGCAGAAGGGGTGCAAGAAGATACTGGTGCTGTACACCAACTTCGGCAAGCACCGCAAGCCGGAGAAGACGAACTGGGTGATGCACCAGTACCATCTCGGTGACCTAGAGGAGGAGAAAGAGGGGGAGCTGGTGGTGTGCAAGATCTTCTACCAGACGCAGCCCAGGCAGTCCAGCTGGTCCGCCGCCTCTGACCGGGGGGCCGCCACTGCCATGGTGGCAGCAacgacggcggcggcgcaggAGCAGCATAGGAGGGATAGCGGCAGCGGCAGCTGCTCGTCTAGGGACCACGAGGCGGTGTCAGCGACATCGTTCCCGGCCGGATACACAGTCACCACGGCCGTCGAGATGCAGCAGCATATGAAGCAGCCAGCTGCGGACCATTTCAGCTTCGCGCCTTTCAGGAAAACCTTCGATCAGGAG GTTGGTATAGGTGGTGATCAGGTGCCATCTAATCAGCTCGGACGATCAGAGACGCATCATGCCGGCCGGGGGCAGCAGCCGCACGGCCCGGTGCTCGCGACGACGGCCGTGCCTGCTACAGCTTTCCTGATCAGTAGGCCATCGAACCCCGTCTCGACTATAGTGCCACCTGCAATGCAGCACGCATCAGTTGTCCTCGATAATGATCAGTTCCATGTGCCAGCAATCCTTCTCCACCACCATGACAAATTCCAG CCGCATCAGCACCAACAGGAACAGACACAACAAAAGCTTGATCGCAGGTCTGCCAGTGCCGGCTTGGAAGAATTGATAATGGGCTGCACGTCGTCCACAAACACAAAAGGA GAAACTTCAATTGCTCACCCCCAAGAGACAGAGTGGCCTTACCCGTACTGGCCATCTGATAACCAAGATCATCATGGATAG
- the LOC103634916 gene encoding NAC domain-containing protein 75 isoform X1 — protein MYFSPSLLALSFAPLATTGLLLRLALRKQTGKQESSLPYILLLLLLNTHACALPPGAAYEPDMNREHSSSSSSKLINEKLEEHRISTAKHCPHCGEKIDSKPKDWVGLPAGVKFDPTDQELIEHLEAKVKDEGSRSHPLIDEFIPTIDGEDGICYTHPEKLPGVTRDGLSKHFFHRPSKAYTTGTRKRRKIQTDCDVHKGETRWHKTGKTRPVMVSGRQKGCKKILVLYTNFGKHRKPEKTNWVMHQYHLGDLEEEKEGELVVCKIFYQTQPRQSSWSAASDRGAATAMVAATTAAAQEQHRRDSGSGSCSSRDHEAVSATSFPAGYTVTTAVEMQQHMKQPAADHFSFAPFRKTFDQEVGIGGDQVPSNQLGRSETHHAGRGQQPHGPVLATTAVPATAFLISRPSNPVSTIVPPAMQHASVVLDNDQFHVPAILLHHHDKFQPHQHQQEQTQQKLDRRSASAGLEELIMGCTSSTNTKGETSIAHPQETEWPYPYWPSDNQDHHG, from the exons ATGTACTTCTCCCCCTCACTGCTCGCTCTCTCCTTTGCACCCCTAGCTACTACTGGGCTCCTCCTCCGACTTGCTCTTCG CAAGCAGACGGGGAAACAAGAATCATCCCTTCCgtatatactactactactactactcaaTACTCATGCATGCGCACTGCCTCCCGGTGCGGCGTATGAACCAGACATGAACAGGgagcacagcagcagcagcagctccaaGCTCATCAACGAGAAGCTCGAGGAACACCGGATCTCCACCGCGAAGCACTGCCCCCACTGCGGCGAGAAAATCGACAGCAAACCA AAGGATTGGGTGGGGCTGCCGGCAGGCGTCAAGTTCGATCCAACTGATCAGGAGCTGATCGAGCACCTCGAGGCGAAAGTGAAGGACGAAGGCTCGAGATCTCACCCTCTCATCGACGAGTTCATACCCACAATAGATGGGGAGGACGGCATATGCTACACCCACCCCGAGAAACTTCCAG GTGTGACGAGGGATGGCCTAAGCAAGCACTTCTTCCACCGGCCGTCCAAGGCCTACACGACGGGCACGAGGAAGAGGAGGAAGATACAGACGGATTGCGACGTCCACAAGGGGGAGACGAGGTGGCACAAGACCGGCAAGACGCGGCCGGTGATGGTGAGCGGCCGGCAGAAGGGGTGCAAGAAGATACTGGTGCTGTACACCAACTTCGGCAAGCACCGCAAGCCGGAGAAGACGAACTGGGTGATGCACCAGTACCATCTCGGTGACCTAGAGGAGGAGAAAGAGGGGGAGCTGGTGGTGTGCAAGATCTTCTACCAGACGCAGCCCAGGCAGTCCAGCTGGTCCGCCGCCTCTGACCGGGGGGCCGCCACTGCCATGGTGGCAGCAacgacggcggcggcgcaggAGCAGCATAGGAGGGATAGCGGCAGCGGCAGCTGCTCGTCTAGGGACCACGAGGCGGTGTCAGCGACATCGTTCCCGGCCGGATACACAGTCACCACGGCCGTCGAGATGCAGCAGCATATGAAGCAGCCAGCTGCGGACCATTTCAGCTTCGCGCCTTTCAGGAAAACCTTCGATCAGGAG GTTGGTATAGGTGGTGATCAGGTGCCATCTAATCAGCTCGGACGATCAGAGACGCATCATGCCGGCCGGGGGCAGCAGCCGCACGGCCCGGTGCTCGCGACGACGGCCGTGCCTGCTACAGCTTTCCTGATCAGTAGGCCATCGAACCCCGTCTCGACTATAGTGCCACCTGCAATGCAGCACGCATCAGTTGTCCTCGATAATGATCAGTTCCATGTGCCAGCAATCCTTCTCCACCACCATGACAAATTCCAG CCGCATCAGCACCAACAGGAACAGACACAACAAAAGCTTGATCGCAGGTCTGCCAGTGCCGGCTTGGAAGAATTGATAATGGGCTGCACGTCGTCCACAAACACAAAAGGA GAAACTTCAATTGCTCACCCCCAAGAGACAGAGTGGCCTTACCCGTACTGGCCATCTGATAACCAAGATCATCATGGATAG
- the LOC103634916 gene encoding NAC domain-containing protein 75 isoform X3, translating into MNREHSSSSSSKLINEKLEEHRISTAKHCPHCGEKIDSKPKDWVGLPAGVKFDPTDQELIEHLEAKVKDEGSRSHPLIDEFIPTIDGEDGICYTHPEKLPGVTRDGLSKHFFHRPSKAYTTGTRKRRKIQTDCDVHKGETRWHKTGKTRPVMVSGRQKGCKKILVLYTNFGKHRKPEKTNWVMHQYHLGDLEEEKEGELVVCKIFYQTQPRQSSWSAASDRGAATAMVAATTAAAQEQHRRDSGSGSCSSRDHEAVSATSFPAGYTVTTAVEMQQHMKQPAADHFSFAPFRKTFDQEVGIGGDQVPSNQLGRSETHHAGRGQQPHGPVLATTAVPATAFLISRPSNPVSTIVPPAMQHASVVLDNDQFHVPAILLHHHDKFQPHQHQQEQTQQKLDRRSASAGLEELIMGCTSSTNTKGETSIAHPQETEWPYPYWPSDNQDHHG; encoded by the exons ATGAACAGGgagcacagcagcagcagcagctccaaGCTCATCAACGAGAAGCTCGAGGAACACCGGATCTCCACCGCGAAGCACTGCCCCCACTGCGGCGAGAAAATCGACAGCAAACCA AAGGATTGGGTGGGGCTGCCGGCAGGCGTCAAGTTCGATCCAACTGATCAGGAGCTGATCGAGCACCTCGAGGCGAAAGTGAAGGACGAAGGCTCGAGATCTCACCCTCTCATCGACGAGTTCATACCCACAATAGATGGGGAGGACGGCATATGCTACACCCACCCCGAGAAACTTCCAG GTGTGACGAGGGATGGCCTAAGCAAGCACTTCTTCCACCGGCCGTCCAAGGCCTACACGACGGGCACGAGGAAGAGGAGGAAGATACAGACGGATTGCGACGTCCACAAGGGGGAGACGAGGTGGCACAAGACCGGCAAGACGCGGCCGGTGATGGTGAGCGGCCGGCAGAAGGGGTGCAAGAAGATACTGGTGCTGTACACCAACTTCGGCAAGCACCGCAAGCCGGAGAAGACGAACTGGGTGATGCACCAGTACCATCTCGGTGACCTAGAGGAGGAGAAAGAGGGGGAGCTGGTGGTGTGCAAGATCTTCTACCAGACGCAGCCCAGGCAGTCCAGCTGGTCCGCCGCCTCTGACCGGGGGGCCGCCACTGCCATGGTGGCAGCAacgacggcggcggcgcaggAGCAGCATAGGAGGGATAGCGGCAGCGGCAGCTGCTCGTCTAGGGACCACGAGGCGGTGTCAGCGACATCGTTCCCGGCCGGATACACAGTCACCACGGCCGTCGAGATGCAGCAGCATATGAAGCAGCCAGCTGCGGACCATTTCAGCTTCGCGCCTTTCAGGAAAACCTTCGATCAGGAG GTTGGTATAGGTGGTGATCAGGTGCCATCTAATCAGCTCGGACGATCAGAGACGCATCATGCCGGCCGGGGGCAGCAGCCGCACGGCCCGGTGCTCGCGACGACGGCCGTGCCTGCTACAGCTTTCCTGATCAGTAGGCCATCGAACCCCGTCTCGACTATAGTGCCACCTGCAATGCAGCACGCATCAGTTGTCCTCGATAATGATCAGTTCCATGTGCCAGCAATCCTTCTCCACCACCATGACAAATTCCAG CCGCATCAGCACCAACAGGAACAGACACAACAAAAGCTTGATCGCAGGTCTGCCAGTGCCGGCTTGGAAGAATTGATAATGGGCTGCACGTCGTCCACAAACACAAAAGGA GAAACTTCAATTGCTCACCCCCAAGAGACAGAGTGGCCTTACCCGTACTGGCCATCTGATAACCAAGATCATCATGGATAG
- the LOC103634916 gene encoding NAC domain-containing protein 75 isoform X4, whose protein sequence is MNREHSSSSSSKLINEKLEEHRISTAKHCPHCGEKIDSKPDWVGLPAGVKFDPTDQELIEHLEAKVKDEGSRSHPLIDEFIPTIDGEDGICYTHPEKLPGVTRDGLSKHFFHRPSKAYTTGTRKRRKIQTDCDVHKGETRWHKTGKTRPVMVSGRQKGCKKILVLYTNFGKHRKPEKTNWVMHQYHLGDLEEEKEGELVVCKIFYQTQPRQSSWSAASDRGAATAMVAATTAAAQEQHRRDSGSGSCSSRDHEAVSATSFPAGYTVTTAVEMQQHMKQPAADHFSFAPFRKTFDQEVGIGGDQVPSNQLGRSETHHAGRGQQPHGPVLATTAVPATAFLISRPSNPVSTIVPPAMQHASVVLDNDQFHVPAILLHHHDKFQPHQHQQEQTQQKLDRRSASAGLEELIMGCTSSTNTKGETSIAHPQETEWPYPYWPSDNQDHHG, encoded by the exons ATGAACAGGgagcacagcagcagcagcagctccaaGCTCATCAACGAGAAGCTCGAGGAACACCGGATCTCCACCGCGAAGCACTGCCCCCACTGCGGCGAGAAAATCGACAGCAAACCA GATTGGGTGGGGCTGCCGGCAGGCGTCAAGTTCGATCCAACTGATCAGGAGCTGATCGAGCACCTCGAGGCGAAAGTGAAGGACGAAGGCTCGAGATCTCACCCTCTCATCGACGAGTTCATACCCACAATAGATGGGGAGGACGGCATATGCTACACCCACCCCGAGAAACTTCCAG GTGTGACGAGGGATGGCCTAAGCAAGCACTTCTTCCACCGGCCGTCCAAGGCCTACACGACGGGCACGAGGAAGAGGAGGAAGATACAGACGGATTGCGACGTCCACAAGGGGGAGACGAGGTGGCACAAGACCGGCAAGACGCGGCCGGTGATGGTGAGCGGCCGGCAGAAGGGGTGCAAGAAGATACTGGTGCTGTACACCAACTTCGGCAAGCACCGCAAGCCGGAGAAGACGAACTGGGTGATGCACCAGTACCATCTCGGTGACCTAGAGGAGGAGAAAGAGGGGGAGCTGGTGGTGTGCAAGATCTTCTACCAGACGCAGCCCAGGCAGTCCAGCTGGTCCGCCGCCTCTGACCGGGGGGCCGCCACTGCCATGGTGGCAGCAacgacggcggcggcgcaggAGCAGCATAGGAGGGATAGCGGCAGCGGCAGCTGCTCGTCTAGGGACCACGAGGCGGTGTCAGCGACATCGTTCCCGGCCGGATACACAGTCACCACGGCCGTCGAGATGCAGCAGCATATGAAGCAGCCAGCTGCGGACCATTTCAGCTTCGCGCCTTTCAGGAAAACCTTCGATCAGGAG GTTGGTATAGGTGGTGATCAGGTGCCATCTAATCAGCTCGGACGATCAGAGACGCATCATGCCGGCCGGGGGCAGCAGCCGCACGGCCCGGTGCTCGCGACGACGGCCGTGCCTGCTACAGCTTTCCTGATCAGTAGGCCATCGAACCCCGTCTCGACTATAGTGCCACCTGCAATGCAGCACGCATCAGTTGTCCTCGATAATGATCAGTTCCATGTGCCAGCAATCCTTCTCCACCACCATGACAAATTCCAG CCGCATCAGCACCAACAGGAACAGACACAACAAAAGCTTGATCGCAGGTCTGCCAGTGCCGGCTTGGAAGAATTGATAATGGGCTGCACGTCGTCCACAAACACAAAAGGA GAAACTTCAATTGCTCACCCCCAAGAGACAGAGTGGCCTTACCCGTACTGGCCATCTGATAACCAAGATCATCATGGATAG